Proteins from one Sordaria macrospora chromosome 1, complete sequence genomic window:
- a CDS encoding 60S ribosomal protein eL6 — translation MSSAAAPQTKTFGKATRTVPHSSEKAQKWYPAEDEAQPRKVRKAIRQWSPRSTLVPGTVLILLAGRFRGKRVVLLKALDQGVLLVTGPFKINGVPLRRVNARYVIATSQKVDLAGIDEAKINEIAQPKYFTAEKSKEKAGEEAFFKQGEKPQKKEVSSSRVADQKAIDKALIANIKKVEFLASYLASSFTLRKGDKPHEMKW, via the exons ATGTCGTCCGCGGCAGCTCCCCAGACGAAGACCTTTGGCAAGGCGACCCGGACGGTCCCTCACTCGTCCGAGAAGGCCCAGAAATGGTACCCTGCTGAGGATGAGGCCCAGCCTCGCAAG GTCCGCAAGGCCATCCGCCAGTGGTCTCCCCGCAGCACCCTCGTGCCCGGCACCGTCCTGATCCTCCTCGCTGGCCGTTTCCGTGGCAAGcgcgtcgtcctcctcaagGCTCTCGACCAGGGTGTCCTTCTCGTCACCGGCCCCTTCAAGATCAACGGTGTTCCCCTTCGTCGCGTCAACGCCCGCTACGTCATCGCCACTTCCCAGAAGGTTGATCTCGCTGGCATCGACGaggccaagatcaacgagaTTGCTCAGCCCAAGTACTTCACCGCTGAAAAgtccaaggagaaggccggtGAGGAGGCTTTCTTCAAGCAGGGCGAGAAGCCCCAG aagaaggaggttTCCAGCAGCCGCGTTGCCGACCAGAAGGCCATCGACAAGGCCCTcatcgccaacatcaagaaggtcgaGTTCCTCGCCAGCTACCTCGCCTCTTCTTTCACCCTCCGCAAGGGTGACAAGCCCCACGAGATGAAGTGGTAG